Proteins encoded by one window of Perca fluviatilis chromosome 13, GENO_Pfluv_1.0, whole genome shotgun sequence:
- the LOC120570888 gene encoding microtubule-actin cross-linking factor 1-like: protein MESSDDDTLSERSCVSEPSFRSERSGGSLSPCPSGPVGPPGDTLPWNLSKHERRKRKSQDSVLDPAERAVVRVAEAGVCMDARNNNTGYI, encoded by the exons ATGGAGTCATCAGACGATGATACTCTGAGCGAGCGCTCCTGCGTCAGCGAGCCGTCCTTCCGTAGCGAGCGCTCAGGGGGGTCGTTGTCCCCGTGCCCATCAGGACCCGTGGGTCCGCCCGGAGACACGTTGCCGTGGAATCTGTCCAAAcatgagaggaggaagaggaagagccAGGACTCGGTGCTGGACCCAGCGGAGAGGGCGGTGGTTCGTGTCGCAG AAGCGGGTGTGTGCATGGATGCTAGAAACAACAATACAGGATATATCTAA